A single Paenibacillus sp. FSL R5-0517 DNA region contains:
- a CDS encoding DNA polymerase III subunit alpha — protein sequence MSSFVHLHVHSEYSLLDGAARIPDLVNKAADLGMTTLALTDHGVMYGAIPFYKACIERGIKPIIGCEAYMTAGSRKERGSRKDQPIHHLILLVKNMTGYRNLMKLCSIGHLEGFHYKPRIDMESLAAHHEGIICLSACLGGEVPQHLLHGREEEARRAALRYKNIFGEDFYLELQDHGLSEQKRVNPQLIKLAAELEIPLVATNDAHYLSEEDAELQDVLICIGTGKTVDDENRLRIGTNQLYLKSEEEMARLFPHVPEALANTVRIAESCELKLEFGKSILPEYRPLPDGLSPSAYLRQLCEEGMEERYAQSTRWTDEELRSELEQRLAYELGVIDSMGFSDYFLIVWDFIAYAHKQGIVTGPGRGSSAGSLVAYTLHITDVDPMKYNLLFERFLNPERISMPDIDIDFSDERRDEVIDYVAHKYGKAHVAQIITFGTMAARAAVRDVGRALNVPYGEVDKAAKLIPAQLGINIERAMEATPELKALYETKPKTRELLDMAMKVEGMPRHASTHAAGVVISRDPLTDAVPLQEGSEGTALTQYSMENLESIGLLKMDFLGLRTLSIIERCVRWIGEHGEIPDFRLIPDDDALTYEMLGRGDTMGIFQLESAGVRRVLKDLKPSSFEDVISVLALYRPGPMEFISKYIQGKHGQIEVDYPHVDLEPILKDTYGIIVYQEQIMQIASRMAGFSLGEADLLRRAVSKKKREVLDLERGHFVQGSLKQGYSEEEADLVYDMIVKFANYGFPRAHAAAYGVLAFQTAYLKAHYPVHFMASMLTAVMGSHRKVAEYVVECRRMDMEVLPPDVNESGILFTPVFIPSGSAGTGDQSIVSQQTAGADAESDTGSVAEEHTTNGNGSSFREEHVREHEEHSGQAEYGEAPLPDDPGPGSEEDSGGYEWQASTAMPEATDNQKEPELVKATSKGAIRFGLAAVKNVGTQAMESIMIVRQERPFDSLLDFCRRVDLRVCNKRVIESLIQAGAFDTLPGHRAQLLAMLDETVEAALKWRKEREDLQIQLFDFVETPNWEIEYPEIPPYSSGQQLELERELLGLYLSGHPLDDYEDVLESSGADRIMELTEAADDTMAVAAGMVVSVKSITTKQGKAMAFMELEDQIERCEVVLFPEVWRRSQQHVGKGELLVVRAKVQQQDEGFKLLAEEVVPLSQAALEQQLRSRDRRGKPGSGSSSRSAPSASPRRPAGAGAEAQRSSAGGDASAARSSGSQGSAATRSDAAGMGAATAAASRPGGAAEASGSQAQSREPRAVEQRVFVKIGPHAEKPDLLARLKQLLQEHPGPVATVLFYEQQQKLLALSNAYRIKPSPALFSDMEKMLGEGTVKIK from the coding sequence TAAGGCTGCAGATCTCGGAATGACAACACTGGCGCTAACCGACCATGGCGTAATGTATGGTGCAATTCCTTTTTATAAAGCATGTATTGAACGGGGGATCAAGCCGATTATCGGTTGCGAGGCATACATGACAGCTGGGTCCCGCAAAGAGCGGGGAAGCCGTAAGGATCAGCCGATTCATCATTTGATTTTGCTGGTCAAAAACATGACGGGATACCGTAATCTCATGAAATTGTGCTCGATTGGACATCTCGAAGGTTTTCATTACAAACCACGTATCGATATGGAAAGTCTGGCTGCCCATCATGAGGGAATTATCTGTCTTAGCGCGTGTCTGGGGGGCGAGGTTCCTCAGCACTTATTGCATGGACGAGAGGAAGAAGCGCGGCGTGCGGCGTTGCGTTATAAAAATATTTTTGGTGAAGACTTCTATCTGGAGCTTCAGGATCATGGGCTTTCCGAGCAAAAAAGGGTGAATCCCCAGTTGATCAAACTGGCGGCTGAACTTGAGATTCCGCTTGTAGCGACGAATGATGCCCACTATCTTTCGGAAGAAGATGCGGAGCTTCAGGATGTACTGATCTGTATCGGAACGGGCAAGACCGTGGATGATGAGAATCGGCTCCGCATTGGAACGAATCAGCTCTATCTGAAAAGTGAAGAAGAGATGGCTCGTTTGTTTCCTCATGTACCGGAAGCTCTGGCGAATACCGTCCGCATTGCGGAATCCTGTGAGTTGAAGTTGGAGTTCGGAAAATCGATTTTGCCTGAATACAGACCACTTCCCGATGGACTCAGTCCTTCGGCATATCTGCGTCAATTGTGCGAAGAAGGCATGGAGGAGCGTTACGCGCAGTCCACACGCTGGACAGACGAGGAGCTTCGATCCGAACTTGAACAACGGCTGGCCTATGAACTTGGTGTGATCGACAGTATGGGGTTCTCGGATTATTTTTTGATTGTCTGGGACTTTATCGCCTATGCGCATAAACAAGGCATTGTTACTGGCCCAGGCCGGGGCTCCTCGGCAGGAAGTCTGGTAGCCTACACGTTGCACATCACGGATGTTGATCCGATGAAATACAACCTGCTCTTCGAACGTTTTTTGAATCCCGAGCGGATCTCCATGCCGGATATTGATATTGACTTCAGCGATGAACGGCGGGATGAGGTTATTGATTATGTCGCGCATAAATATGGCAAAGCCCATGTCGCCCAGATTATTACCTTTGGAACGATGGCTGCCCGTGCTGCTGTACGTGATGTGGGACGAGCACTGAATGTGCCTTATGGCGAAGTAGACAAGGCTGCGAAGTTGATTCCGGCGCAACTCGGCATTAACATCGAGCGGGCCATGGAAGCGACACCTGAGCTGAAGGCGCTGTATGAAACCAAGCCGAAAACCCGTGAACTGCTGGATATGGCGATGAAGGTCGAAGGTATGCCACGTCATGCTTCCACGCATGCAGCGGGGGTGGTCATCTCCCGTGATCCGCTGACCGATGCGGTGCCGCTTCAGGAGGGCAGTGAAGGGACCGCGTTGACCCAGTATTCCATGGAAAACCTGGAGTCAATTGGGTTGCTTAAGATGGACTTTCTCGGTCTGCGTACCCTCTCAATCATTGAGCGGTGTGTACGCTGGATTGGGGAACATGGAGAAATTCCGGACTTCCGTCTTATTCCCGATGATGATGCTTTGACCTACGAGATGCTCGGCCGTGGTGACACGATGGGCATATTCCAACTGGAATCTGCCGGTGTACGCCGTGTGCTGAAAGATTTGAAGCCAAGTAGTTTTGAAGATGTGATCTCGGTACTTGCCTTGTATCGTCCGGGTCCGATGGAGTTCATATCCAAATACATTCAGGGTAAGCATGGACAGATCGAAGTGGATTACCCGCACGTGGATCTGGAGCCTATTCTGAAAGATACGTACGGCATCATCGTGTATCAGGAGCAGATCATGCAGATTGCCTCCCGGATGGCGGGTTTCTCGCTGGGTGAAGCAGATTTGCTTCGCAGAGCGGTCTCCAAGAAGAAACGGGAAGTGCTGGATCTGGAGCGTGGTCACTTTGTACAAGGCAGTCTGAAGCAAGGGTATAGCGAAGAAGAAGCTGACCTTGTTTATGACATGATCGTTAAGTTTGCCAACTATGGCTTCCCGCGTGCTCACGCCGCAGCTTATGGTGTGCTTGCATTCCAGACGGCTTATCTAAAGGCGCATTATCCTGTGCATTTTATGGCATCCATGCTGACAGCCGTGATGGGCAGTCATCGGAAAGTGGCAGAGTACGTGGTGGAATGTCGGCGTATGGATATGGAGGTGCTTCCGCCGGATGTGAATGAGAGCGGTATTTTGTTTACGCCTGTATTTATACCATCCGGTAGCGCAGGCACCGGGGATCAGAGCATTGTATCGCAGCAGACTGCGGGAGCCGATGCAGAGAGTGACACCGGAAGCGTGGCCGAAGAACATACCACGAACGGTAACGGAAGTTCCTTCAGAGAAGAACATGTTCGTGAGCATGAGGAGCATTCGGGACAAGCTGAATATGGTGAAGCACCTTTGCCGGATGATCCGGGTCCTGGCTCCGAAGAGGACAGTGGTGGATATGAGTGGCAGGCATCGACAGCCATGCCTGAAGCAACCGACAACCAGAAGGAACCGGAATTGGTGAAGGCTACCTCAAAGGGTGCAATTCGCTTCGGTCTGGCTGCTGTGAAAAATGTCGGTACCCAAGCCATGGAAAGCATTATGATCGTAAGGCAGGAGAGACCGTTCGACAGTCTGCTCGATTTTTGTCGTCGTGTGGATCTGCGTGTATGTAACAAACGTGTGATTGAATCGCTGATCCAGGCCGGAGCTTTTGACACATTACCCGGACACCGGGCCCAATTGCTGGCGATGCTGGATGAGACCGTTGAAGCCGCGTTGAAATGGCGCAAAGAACGTGAGGATCTGCAGATTCAATTGTTCGACTTTGTGGAGACGCCAAACTGGGAGATTGAATACCCGGAAATTCCTCCTTATTCCTCTGGGCAGCAACTGGAGCTAGAGCGTGAGTTGTTAGGCTTGTATCTCTCCGGGCATCCGCTGGATGACTATGAAGATGTGCTTGAATCGAGTGGGGCTGACCGGATCATGGAGCTGACCGAGGCGGCAGACGACACAATGGCCGTCGCCGCGGGTATGGTTGTGTCTGTGAAGTCAATTACGACGAAACAGGGCAAGGCCATGGCGTTCATGGAGCTGGAAGACCAGATCGAACGCTGCGAAGTGGTTCTCTTTCCCGAGGTATGGCGGCGTAGCCAGCAGCATGTCGGGAAAGGTGAACTGCTCGTCGTGCGTGCCAAAGTGCAGCAGCAGGACGAAGGGTTCAAGCTGCTGGCTGAGGAAGTGGTGCCGTTGTCACAGGCGGCACTGGAGCAGCAGCTGCGTAGCCGTGACCGGCGCGGCAAGCCCGGCAGCGGCAGCTCTTCGCGCTCGGCGCCGTCGGCTTCGCCGCGGCGGCCAGCGGGCGCAGGAGCCGAAGCGCAGCGCAGCAGCGCAGGCGGGGATGCTTCCGCTGCTCGTAGCAGCGGGAGCCAAGGCTCGGCAGCGACGCGCAGCGATGCGGCGGGTATGGGCGCAGCCACGGCTGCGGCTTCCCGGCCTGGCGGTGCCGCTGAAGCGTCCGGCAGCCAGGCGCAGAGCCGCGAACCGCGGGCGGTGGAGCAGCGGGTGTTCGTGAAGATTGGCCCGCATGCGGAGAAGCCTGATCTTCTGGCACGTCTGAAGCAGCTGCTTCAGGAGCACCCTGGACCTGTTGCGACGGTGCTCTTCTATGAGCAGCAACAGAAGCTGCTTGCACTGAGTAATGCCTACCGAATTAAACCATCACCAGCCCTGTTCTCCGACATGGAGAAGATGCTGGGTGAAGGGACGGTCAAAATTAAATAA
- a CDS encoding acetyl-CoA carboxylase carboxyltransferase subunit alpha — MAGELPYEAPLVEMRKKIDELVQFGQEKGIDFTDEIARLEERYHRLEEEIYTGITAAQKMHLARHQQRPTALDLIQLIFTDFIELHGDRMFGDDLAVVGGLAKLNGKTVTVIGQQRGKDTKDNIARFFGSAHPEGFRKGLRLMKQANKFGRPIITFIDTKGAYPGNTAEERGQSEAIARNLMEMAKLSVPVIVVVIGEGGSGGALAMAVGNRVLMLEHAIYSAISPNGAASILWKDASKADQAAEAMKITAKDLLEMEVIEEIVPEPRGGAHRDYEASAAFISEALIRHLDEMKGWSGDQLKQDRYEKFRKIGSVTFEPQASIEAPQELVEVDAASNLSGNVE, encoded by the coding sequence ATGGCGGGTGAGTTGCCATATGAAGCGCCTCTGGTTGAGATGCGCAAAAAGATTGATGAACTCGTACAGTTTGGACAGGAAAAAGGGATCGACTTCACGGACGAGATTGCCCGCCTGGAAGAACGTTACCATAGACTTGAAGAAGAGATTTACACTGGCATAACGGCAGCACAGAAAATGCATCTGGCCCGGCACCAGCAACGCCCAACGGCGCTAGATCTGATTCAATTGATATTTACGGACTTCATTGAGCTGCACGGTGATCGCATGTTCGGAGACGATCTTGCGGTTGTTGGCGGGCTTGCCAAGTTGAATGGAAAGACAGTAACGGTAATCGGACAACAGCGGGGGAAAGATACGAAGGATAACATCGCCCGCTTTTTCGGCAGCGCTCATCCGGAAGGTTTCCGAAAAGGACTTCGTCTGATGAAACAAGCGAACAAATTTGGCCGTCCTATTATTACGTTTATTGATACTAAAGGGGCGTATCCGGGTAATACTGCAGAAGAGAGAGGTCAATCGGAAGCTATTGCTCGCAACCTGATGGAAATGGCGAAGCTTTCGGTTCCTGTTATAGTTGTGGTCATCGGCGAAGGTGGAAGCGGCGGTGCTCTCGCCATGGCTGTGGGTAATCGTGTGTTGATGCTGGAACATGCAATCTATTCTGCGATCTCTCCGAACGGGGCTGCTTCGATTCTCTGGAAGGATGCATCCAAGGCAGATCAAGCGGCTGAAGCGATGAAAATAACAGCCAAGGACCTTCTGGAGATGGAAGTTATTGAAGAGATCGTGCCTGAGCCACGCGGCGGTGCTCATCGGGATTATGAAGCGTCTGCTGCTTTCATCAGTGAAGCTTTGATCCGTCATCTCGACGAGATGAAGGGTTGGAGCGGGGATCAGCTGAAACAGGATCGGTATGAGAAATTCCGTAAAATTGGATCGGTCACGTTTGAACCTCAAGCATCCATTGAAGCTCCTCAAGAGCTTGTAGAAGTAGATGCTGCGAGTAATTTGTCGGGAAATGTTGAATAG
- the accD gene encoding acetyl-CoA carboxylase, carboxyltransferase subunit beta: MFKDIFQKKRKYATIPSERALPGEGQEVLERPKREIPEGLMNKCSKCGTIQYSKELEKNLKVCPACGYHMRLNAMERIAMVLDDQGFVEFDADMISVDPLGFPGYSNKLEQQRLKSGLKEAVITGEGTIEGLPVVVAVMSFDFFTGSMGSVVGEKITRAIEHATEKRLPMIIFSTSGGARMQESILSLMQMAKTSAALSRLDEQGGLYISVITDPTTGGVSASFASLGDINIAEPGAVFGFAGRIVIEQTIRQKLPDDFQTAEFNMQHGQLDMVVHRKELRATLGKLLDMHSEKGGV; the protein is encoded by the coding sequence GTGTTCAAAGATATATTCCAGAAGAAACGGAAGTACGCTACCATACCTTCCGAGCGTGCACTTCCCGGCGAAGGCCAGGAAGTCCTAGAACGCCCAAAACGTGAAATACCTGAAGGGCTTATGAACAAGTGCAGCAAATGCGGCACCATTCAATATAGCAAGGAATTGGAGAAAAATCTGAAAGTATGTCCTGCCTGTGGTTACCATATGCGTCTTAACGCTATGGAGCGCATTGCTATGGTACTTGATGATCAAGGGTTTGTTGAGTTTGACGCTGATATGATATCAGTTGATCCGCTTGGCTTTCCTGGATATAGCAACAAATTGGAACAACAACGTCTGAAATCGGGCCTAAAGGAAGCGGTAATTACAGGGGAAGGTACCATTGAGGGCCTGCCTGTAGTTGTGGCTGTCATGAGCTTTGATTTCTTCACAGGCAGCATGGGTTCGGTTGTAGGGGAGAAAATTACCCGTGCCATTGAGCATGCAACAGAAAAGCGCTTGCCAATGATCATTTTCTCCACATCAGGTGGTGCCCGGATGCAGGAGAGTATTCTCAGCCTCATGCAAATGGCCAAAACAAGCGCAGCTTTATCCCGTTTGGATGAACAGGGTGGGCTGTACATTTCGGTCATCACGGACCCGACGACAGGTGGAGTCTCGGCAAGTTTTGCGAGTCTGGGCGATATTAATATTGCCGAACCTGGCGCTGTGTTTGGTTTTGCCGGCAGAATCGTTATTGAACAGACCATCCGTCAGAAGTTACCTGATGATTTCCAGACGGCTGAATTTAATATGCAGCACGGTCAGCTGGACATGGTTGTGCACCGGAAAGAACTTCGGGCCACTCTTGGCAAGCTTCTGGATATGCATAGTGAAAAAGGAGGGGTCTAA
- a CDS encoding phosphatidylglycerophosphatase A, whose amino-acid sequence MSYEIVEAMLARRGVQIDAIAAIVYRLQKGYHPELTLDDCVTSVKSVLQKREVQYTLYTGIALDELAEKRLLPQPLQAIMEADESLYGVDETLALGITHVYGMIGLTSFGYLDKEKIGVIHDLNEHATAIHVFLDDLVAGVAAAASARIAHKNIKAKKYPSDL is encoded by the coding sequence ATGTCATATGAAATCGTAGAAGCCATGCTGGCCCGGCGCGGGGTACAGATTGATGCAATCGCCGCAATTGTATACCGTCTGCAAAAAGGGTACCACCCCGAACTGACCTTGGACGACTGTGTTACCAGCGTGAAATCCGTTCTGCAGAAACGAGAGGTGCAATATACACTTTATACAGGTATTGCTCTCGACGAACTTGCGGAGAAGCGACTCTTGCCCCAACCGTTACAAGCTATTATGGAAGCGGATGAATCCCTGTATGGAGTGGACGAGACTCTGGCCCTCGGCATTACTCATGTGTATGGTATGATTGGTTTAACCAGCTTTGGTTATCTGGATAAAGAAAAAATAGGTGTCATTCATGATTTGAATGAACATGCAACAGCCATTCATGTCTTTTTGGATGACCTGGTTGCAGGGGTGGCCGCTGCAGCTTCTGCCCGGATTGCACACAAAAATATTAAAGCCAAAAAATACCCCTCAGACCTTTAA
- the pyk gene encoding pyruvate kinase encodes MRKTKIVCTIGPSSESLENTKKLIMAGMNVARLNFSHGDFDEHGGRIIAIRQACEELNKTVAILLDTKGPEIRTGKLEVEPIELVQDEYITLTTEEILGTKERLSITYTDLPNDVEPGSTILIDDGLIGLTVVEVQGTEIKCRIVNGGSIKSKKGVNVPGVAISLPGITEKDANDIVFGIEQGVDFIAASFVRKASDVLEIRELLEKHNAGHIQIISKIENQQGVDNLDEILEVSDGLMVARGDLGVEIPAEEVPLVQKRMIEKCNVAGKPVITATQMLDSMQRNPRPTRAEASDVANAIFDGTDAIMLSGETAAGKYPVESVLTMSRIAEKAESALPYQELYLKQRVAQQTTVTEAISQSVALSAQDLNAKAIITSTESGHTARMISKYRPESPIIAVTTEDRTSRRLALAWGVTPVKGRLVDSTDALFENAIEGGVKSGLVKEGDLVVITAGVPLGRSGSTNLIKVSQIPNNA; translated from the coding sequence ATGCGTAAAACGAAAATTGTATGTACCATTGGTCCATCCAGTGAATCTCTGGAGAACACCAAAAAATTGATTATGGCCGGTATGAATGTGGCCCGTCTGAACTTCTCCCACGGTGATTTCGATGAGCACGGCGGACGGATCATTGCGATTCGCCAAGCATGCGAAGAGTTGAACAAAACAGTAGCGATCCTGCTGGACACCAAAGGACCGGAAATTCGGACAGGTAAACTCGAAGTAGAACCGATCGAATTGGTTCAAGACGAGTACATCACTTTGACAACAGAAGAAATTCTTGGAACCAAAGAACGTCTTTCCATTACGTATACAGATCTTCCGAATGATGTTGAACCGGGATCTACAATTCTGATCGACGACGGTCTGATCGGACTGACTGTGGTGGAAGTGCAAGGCACCGAGATCAAATGCCGTATCGTTAACGGCGGATCGATCAAAAGCAAAAAAGGTGTTAACGTTCCGGGCGTTGCCATTTCTCTGCCGGGTATCACCGAAAAAGACGCTAACGATATCGTATTTGGTATTGAGCAAGGTGTTGATTTTATCGCGGCTTCTTTTGTACGTAAAGCGAGTGACGTACTTGAGATTCGTGAATTGCTTGAAAAACACAATGCTGGACATATCCAAATCATCTCCAAAATTGAAAACCAACAAGGTGTCGATAACCTCGATGAGATCCTTGAAGTATCTGACGGCCTGATGGTTGCTCGTGGAGACCTGGGTGTTGAGATTCCTGCGGAAGAAGTACCATTGGTACAAAAACGCATGATCGAAAAATGTAATGTTGCAGGTAAACCGGTAATCACAGCTACACAAATGTTGGATTCCATGCAGCGTAACCCACGTCCAACACGTGCTGAAGCGAGTGACGTGGCGAATGCGATCTTCGATGGCACGGACGCAATCATGTTGTCCGGTGAGACAGCTGCGGGTAAATACCCGGTTGAATCCGTTCTGACCATGTCCCGTATTGCTGAAAAAGCAGAATCTGCTCTGCCTTACCAAGAGCTGTATCTGAAGCAACGTGTTGCTCAACAAACAACTGTTACGGAAGCAATCAGCCAATCAGTTGCCCTTTCAGCTCAAGATTTGAACGCAAAAGCGATCATCACTTCAACTGAATCAGGACACACTGCACGCATGATTTCCAAGTATCGTCCAGAATCTCCAATCATCGCTGTAACTACGGAAGACAGAACTTCCCGTCGTTTGGCTCTGGCTTGGGGTGTAACTCCTGTCAAAGGAAGACTGGTTGATTCCACGGATGCTTTGTTCGAAAACGCAATTGAAGGCGGCGTAAAATCCGGACTGGTTAAAGAAGGAGACCTGGTTGTGATTACAGCAGGTGTACCTTTGGGTCGTTCCGGTTCTACCAACCTGATTAAAGTAAGCCAAATTCCA
- a CDS encoding glutamate decarboxylase produces the protein MWTVIYIAPTAKVADKIKTRLSEEGFLVQTRPISLSKQQFEIRVPSGELEEVQEVLNSILHS, from the coding sequence ATGTGGACGGTGATTTACATTGCGCCGACAGCAAAGGTTGCGGACAAGATTAAGACCAGGCTTTCGGAAGAAGGTTTTCTGGTACAGACCCGTCCCATCAGTTTATCCAAGCAGCAATTTGAGATTCGCGTCCCTTCTGGGGAATTGGAAGAGGTCCAGGAAGTGTTGAATTCCATTCTGCATTCCTGA